From Cheilinus undulatus linkage group 15, ASM1832078v1, whole genome shotgun sequence:
aaagtaaatgaatCACCAAAAAGTCTCTTACTAACAATTGTTTTGTCTTCTTTCACCGCAGGTTATCTTCAATGCTGATGAGGCCAATATCACAGtcaaagaggtgaaaaactctCAGTAATGTTTATTAATTACTAATATTTATAAACACACCCCAACACAGTTCTGGTAGATGGCTTTTTAATGCGAGACTGGTTCTGCTTGAGGCTTTGGCCtggcaaaaagatgtttttccttGCTTCTGTAAATTTGCTAAATGTTGTTCAGTGCTGTGCTCATGACTGGTTAATGTTTAGGGTGCACTCTATGTGACTTTTAGCTGACATCTAATGTGCAGATTTCTccaaattcatttttgccaatactgAGAGATGCTTGGTTAGGCTAAAAGCTCCTCTAAGGTAATCTTCACCTTATTAGGTGAAGCAGTATGGTACATTCATACGCTCTGCCAGTATATACAGCCTGTTTACCGGCTATAAATTTTGACGAAATGTGCCTAAACGTTGGGTCTTTGTGAATCATTTAACAAAGGTTATGATGATCTTGATGTgctctctttgtaaagtgtctgagATAACTTTAACCATGAATTGATTAAATCAATGTGACGCATGTGTATGAAGTGTgccataaaaataaagtatgccTTGGTATTGTATTAAAAATTCACTCTCTGATGGTTAACATTCTTGTTCTGTCTCAGTGTATTGAAGGTGTAATTGGAGGAACAGATTATGACCAGAGCAAAGTGAACCAGTGGACGGCCAGTATCGTGGAGCATTCTCTAACTCACCTGGTCAAACAGGGGCGGCCGTTCAAATACATCGGTAACTGTCTATACCCTGTTATCATTAGACAACAGGGGGTAATGTCCACATGTAGAGCCCATACGTCCATGTAAGTGATGCTGCTCTCTCTATTTTTGCAGTAAACTGTGCAATCATGCAGAAGACTGGCGCAGGTCTGCACACAGCAAACTCCTGCTACTGGGACACCGCTACTGATGGTGAGAGAAGACTTTGAATTAGAGTTTGTATGTCTGGAAATTGTGGCACTCTGAAGCAGCCGATTGAAAGTTTTGCTAAGTTGCACTAAATATTATAAAGACAGCTAAGTGcaacacatgcaggaaaggcTTTCCATACAGGGAAGGAATCCTGTCTGATATAAAGAGGCATTTACTGACAGCACAGTGTGTTATTAAGGAAATGCATTGTGTACAATATGTAATGGTTTCCTGTCTATGATAAAGCTAAGCTGTAGCAGCTGTAATGTCTGGTATAAGTATTTGTACAGGTACAAAAACACATCTGCATTTccataaagataaaaaacatttttacaaatctttaaaatatgttatatTTAGATGTGAGTTAACACTCTACCCTTTGTCTGTCACTTCCCAGCTCACTTGTAAAGCaattacaaacacattttttgtacaTGGCTATATTTATAAAGGTTTATTGATTGGTTTTAAAAGCATTGCAGAATTTTGGGTTATATTTACTCCTGCTTGTCTTTAACTCTCTCAGGAAGCTGCACGGTGAGATGGGAGAACCGCACCATGTACTGCGTGGTCAGCGTGTTTGCTGTTGCTGTGGCTCTGTGATGGCTAAATGAAGCTAAGTTCAAAATGAACCCAGGACTGAGACACCCTGAAGACCCTCTGATGATCCCCTCTGGTAGAAGTTGTTGTGAAAGTTGGTTATTTTTCCCTACAAGAGAAACCAGAACTTTTTGGGACAAGACTTGTGGTCTATGAGCTGACATTGTGTGTTTATGACTGAGAAAATGTTGCTGTAAAAGAAACAGTGAAAACACAGAAGGAACACTTAAGAAAACAGTACATAGTACTTCAATATTCTGTTAGGTGGAAGCTCAAATATCCAAATGTTGTAGCCTGTCTAAAACGTAGATCAAGCTTTCTCGTATGCCTAGACTGTACATTGTGTTTAGTGCTAATTAGCATCTTAAAAAGCTAAACTCAGGTGGTTAAAATTGTAACATTAGCATGCTGGTTAAAAAGGGAGAAAGCATGAGCGCCTGTGGTAACCTCAAAACATAGGCACTCTTGAACGGGACTAccaaaaaagtggagaaaatgtgaGAGCAAAAACATTGTATTATATGAGAATGGTCCAGGCATGGTGGatggttttattctgaaaggtcTTTCATTCATAGGGCTAGAAACATTAAAAGTACACAAAATGTCCTCGCTGTGTCAGGAGCTTTTATAtcactgtttttgctctttaatttctccatttttattaGCTTATTAGTGCTGCAGTGTGTCAGTGACTGACTGGTTAACATGGCTGTTATGTTTTCTTGTACTCCTCTTCATTACATTCCCCTTTAAAACTTGACTGAACTGTtgccgctgatgatattaaaaTAACCTGACTACATGTGCATAGTGTCTCTACTAGTTGGCATTAATGTTTAACAGTTTATATTGGTGTGTATTTGTAACTGTAAAGATTTGAGTGTGTATAACCCATGTTTTAGTTGTTAAATGTTCAGTCCCAATGAAAGATGCACTTTTTTCAACCATTCCATAAAGAAACACTGGAATTTCTTTGTataactttgtgtttgttttgtggaAACTCTTGAATAAATTAATATCTTGGCGCCACTGTGCAGTcatttaatgaatgaataaatgtatgaatgaacCTGGAACATGAATGGGATTTGTTAATCAGAGTAGAGTTGTAGTGTGGACTTTTGCCCACTAGAGGTCAGCAGAGGACTGTGCCAGAACTGCTTATACAAGGCAGTGATAAAGTATTTGCACATTTCCtgatttactttttgttttttttctgcatgtttaacacactgaaatgtttcagatcatcaaactaattgtAATATTAGTCAAGGATAAtttaagtaaatacaaaatgctgttttaaaatgattttatctATTAAGGGAAAGAGCTTTCTAAACCCAACCCACTCCTTCTCACATAATGacattttggggaaaatttaGTTCAATTTCAGTAGCCCCACCCAGGACTGATTACTGCTTGACCCGTTGAATCAAGATCACTTacacagaacctgtctgacaaagtgaagcagactaaaatatttcaaaaagcaTCACCTAAtgctaaagaaattcaagaacagatcaGAAACAAAGTAATTGACATCTATTGGTCTGGAAAAggatacaaagacatttttaaggttttgggACTCAAGTGAACCATGATGAGagtggagaaaacttggaacagcggtaaaccttcccaggagtggctggcctaccaaaaatactccaagagtgcaaccaGGAGATCACAAAAAATCCAGAACAACATCGAAAGAGCTGCAGGCCTCACTtaactcagttaaggtcagtgttcatgattcaacaataaacAGAGACTGGAATCCATGGCAGTGTTGAAGCAGTGTTAGtattgttgactaaaactacaccTAAAAATGTTAGTCTACAACCTTTTTCCCTTACAACTaaaactagccaaaaatagatctttggtgactgaaactgacaaaagtaagcTTAGTTTTGTTCAAGGAGACTGAACAAGCcaagttattaggtttagggggcaattattcacataggaccaggtgggtttggatggctttttccccttaataaataaaatcgtaatttaaaaactgcattttgtttttttacaaggGTTAtctttgatgatctgaaacattgaagtgtgaaaaatatgcaaaataagcacaaagaaaaaaactactACAGACCGTTTtcacatataaatataaatttatttgtatttttcagtaGGATTTTATCCCTTAAATGCCTTTTATTTAGCTCTGTATGAGAATGTTAGATGTGTACaatagttttaaatgtttttttggcttCACAGGTTGCTTTTAAACTCACACATCAGTGGCATTCATGTGATACTCAGGATTCACATCCCTCTGCAGATACattgcaaaaaggggttagtGCAAAAAACAGACACCAACATCCTCTCTCACACACCAAAggttgaaaacatttttcaataagatataatccatttttgtgtaaatattcaaacaaaagaGACAGAGACTTGTAGACATAACAAAAATGACTTAGAAAAAGATGCTAATACATCCAAACAAAGCATTTCACATCACTGCAGCAGCTCAACCAAAGCCacttaaatccttttttttctaaacgTGCAAAAACAGGACGTTGGGAGATGTGCGTGCTTTATAGTAACGTGTGCGGTGATTGAAAAGGGCTCTTTATCAATGTGTGATTCACAAACTTGACTCAAGCACAAATACATCACAGAAGCAGCGCGTATTCATGATAAAGCTCTTATCAAGGAGTAAAAAAAGCTGATTGCTCGCAGCCATAAAACTAAGAAGGATCCCAGAAAAAACCTTGTACAAAACACACCCTCCCCCTTCACCCCTTGCAGAATAACAGTTCATATGAGGCTCAACACATGCACACCTCCATGCCAAAGAGATATACTATAAATACAATCAATTTGAAAGCATGGCTCCTTGTGATCAGTAATGCAGCATATAGGTGGAAACAGTCTCCGAAAGTATAGACGTAAAGGTGGCGtccatgtttgatttaaaggCTGCAGAACAGAGGGGTTGGTTGGGATGATGGATGGCAACAGTGAGCACCACCTCTGCAGTGTCTCTGATGCATGATTGCAGCCCAATCTATTAAGGACACATTTTATGAAGGAGCAGGAGACGTGGCATAAAACAGAGGTTAAGAAGGATATATGAAAGTGTAAACTCACAGAGGGAATCATGTGGCACTTAAAAGGTTAGAGATGATAACTGTCAGAGTTGCTCCTCAGAATGGCAAATCATATGTTTGTGATGCTTTAAGCATTGCAGGATACACTGTTGCTAATGTCACCATTGATTCCACCTCCTGTATTATTAGCCATTTCATTAGGAGTTTCACAGACAGTATCATTTAGCATATCATAAGTTGTGTCATTAGGAATGTCCTCGGTGGTGTCGCTGGCTGTGTCGTGAGCTCCGTCAGTAGCCGGGTCTTTGTGTGTGCCGGGGCTCGGCGGCTCTAGGACAGACTTTTCAATCGGCCTTCTCTGAGGTGAAGACGAGGAGGTGCACACGAcgcagagcagagaggagcagttCCACAGGCCCTGCGTCATGCTGGAGGAGAAGAGCCTCCGACACGGATGGCAGAACTGGTAGAAGACCAGCATGAAGAAGATGCCGATGGTGTAAGCGACCAGCAGCTGCAGCACCAGCAGTGGGGCGCAGATGAACTCATAGAAGTCTGTTTTATAGATATACCACAGCAGGAGCA
This genomic window contains:
- the dynlt3 gene encoding dynein light chain Tctex-type 3, with amino-acid sequence MSVTMEEYNSGDEVIFNADEANITVKECIEGVIGGTDYDQSKVNQWTASIVEHSLTHLVKQGRPFKYIVNCAIMQKTGAGLHTANSCYWDTATDGSCTVRWENRTMYCVVSVFAVAVAL